Proteins from a single region of Crassaminicella profunda:
- a CDS encoding DUF4392 domain-containing protein — MYRSYFEELENIMRKNLDKRGMDKIRLTGELEKGTRELLESKVVFIVTGFCIKDALKGETDGPIGAVSLAGALENLGKEVILITDEYSRDMVYRCCLVKGIVAPVKIVPYEEAEAFCEKLIEIHKPSHIVAIERPGKAKDGKYYSMRGEDLSDIIPNTDPLFKKGKELKIKTLAVGDGGNELGMGKVSSFVRNNVPNGEKICASISADYLIVAGVSNWGAHAIVGALSLMTNQMLLHDLKTEICLLEEMIKAGGVDGCTKRCELTVDGLSLEENLEILQKLRSVAESVINKHKNNMLAG, encoded by the coding sequence TTGTATAGAAGTTATTTTGAAGAATTAGAAAATATCATGAGAAAAAATCTTGATAAGAGAGGAATGGACAAAATTAGATTAACAGGAGAACTAGAAAAGGGGACAAGGGAACTTTTGGAAAGTAAGGTAGTTTTTATTGTTACAGGGTTTTGTATAAAAGATGCCCTAAAAGGAGAGACGGATGGACCTATTGGAGCAGTATCTTTAGCAGGGGCACTAGAAAATTTAGGGAAAGAGGTTATATTGATTACAGATGAATATTCAAGGGATATGGTATATAGATGTTGTTTAGTAAAAGGGATTGTTGCTCCTGTAAAAATTGTTCCTTATGAAGAAGCAGAGGCGTTTTGTGAAAAATTAATAGAAATCCATAAGCCATCCCATATAGTAGCTATAGAAAGACCAGGAAAAGCGAAAGATGGAAAATACTATTCTATGAGAGGAGAGGACCTTAGTGATATTATTCCCAATACAGATCCATTATTTAAGAAAGGAAAAGAACTAAAAATCAAAACATTAGCTGTTGGAGATGGAGGCAATGAATTAGGAATGGGAAAAGTTTCATCATTTGTGAGAAATAATGTTCCTAATGGAGAAAAAATATGTGCTTCTATAAGTGCTGATTATCTTATTGTAGCAGGTGTATCCAACTGGGGTGCTCATGCTATAGTAGGAGCTCTTTCTTTAATGACAAATCAAATGTTACTTCATGATTTAAAAACAGAAATATGTTTATTAGAGGAGATGATCAAGGCTGGAGGGGTAGATGGATGTACGAAAAGGTGTGAATTAACAGTAGATGGTTTGAGTCTTGAAGAAAATCTTGAAATTCTTCAAAAATTGAGAAGTGTTGCTGAATCAGTAATAAATAAGCATAAAAACAATATGTTAGCTGGATAA
- a CDS encoding ATP-dependent metallopeptidase FtsH/Yme1/Tma family protein, with protein MKKRLFYAVLLLCISLSILGIYSLEKKVILFPFVNKKMLALCMTIVFLQLLYLFGKKDNSKAYANVPKNEKNKEKESIKSSVKLDDVAGLEEVKEEIMEIADFINHAEKYKKMGAKIPKGILLYGPPGTGKTLLASALAGETNTEFIVASGSEFMEKYVGVGAKRVRELFEKAKEKAPCIIFIDEIDAIGAKRSEEGQSECNQTLNQLLTEMDGFKLEDESIIVIIGATNRIDILDAALLRPGRFDKHVYIGNPNKIARKQMLKVHTKNKPLSKEVSLEKIAIKTHGLSGAHISSIVNEAALLAVRNNREQITPLDFDNAIERIIAGLKMKNSTISEKEKRIVSFHEAGHALVGKLLKVHSIEKISIIPTSQALGYVLNASSEDQYLYTKKDLLKRVQSILAGRAAEEIIFGEVTTGAKDDLNKATDIILGMICEYGMSDLGNRTFNTKMIYGNMEKINDEVKKIIDSCYENTLNLLKENKTYLTSIAEQLFEKESLSGDELNSLMETA; from the coding sequence ATGAAAAAAAGATTATTTTATGCAGTTTTATTGCTTTGCATAAGTCTATCCATTTTGGGAATCTACTCTCTAGAAAAAAAAGTAATTCTCTTTCCTTTTGTAAATAAAAAAATGTTAGCCCTGTGTATGACTATTGTATTTCTTCAACTACTCTATCTTTTTGGAAAAAAAGATAATTCTAAAGCTTATGCAAATGTTCCCAAAAATGAAAAAAATAAAGAAAAGGAAAGCATAAAATCTTCTGTTAAGTTAGATGATGTGGCAGGACTTGAAGAAGTAAAAGAAGAAATTATGGAAATTGCTGATTTCATCAATCATGCTGAAAAATATAAAAAAATGGGTGCTAAAATTCCAAAAGGAATTTTACTTTATGGCCCTCCTGGTACAGGAAAAACTTTATTAGCATCTGCTCTAGCTGGTGAAACAAATACAGAATTTATTGTTGCAAGCGGTTCTGAATTTATGGAAAAGTATGTAGGCGTAGGTGCTAAAAGAGTAAGAGAGCTCTTTGAGAAAGCAAAAGAAAAAGCACCTTGTATTATCTTTATTGATGAAATTGATGCTATTGGTGCCAAAAGGAGCGAAGAAGGTCAATCAGAATGCAATCAAACCCTCAATCAGCTCTTAACTGAAATGGATGGTTTTAAATTGGAAGATGAAAGCATTATCGTGATTATCGGTGCTACAAACAGAATTGATATATTAGATGCAGCACTCCTTCGTCCTGGAAGATTTGATAAACACGTCTATATTGGCAATCCTAATAAAATAGCACGAAAACAAATGCTTAAAGTTCATACCAAAAATAAACCCTTATCTAAAGAAGTAAGTTTAGAAAAAATCGCTATAAAAACCCATGGATTATCTGGTGCCCATATATCTAGTATTGTAAATGAAGCTGCCTTATTAGCTGTAAGAAATAATCGAGAACAAATCACTCCATTAGACTTTGACAATGCCATAGAAAGAATTATTGCTGGACTAAAAATGAAAAATTCAACCATCAGTGAAAAAGAAAAAAGAATTGTTTCTTTTCACGAAGCTGGTCATGCCCTTGTGGGAAAACTCCTTAAGGTCCATTCTATTGAAAAAATATCTATCATTCCTACCAGTCAAGCATTAGGATATGTACTGAACGCTTCATCAGAAGATCAATATCTTTACACAAAGAAAGATCTATTAAAAAGAGTACAAAGTATTCTTGCTGGAAGAGCAGCAGAAGAAATCATTTTTGGAGAAGTGACAACAGGAGCAAAGGATGATTTAAATAAAGCAACCGATATTATATTAGGAATGATTTGTGAATATGGTATGAGTGACTTGGGCAATAGGACCTTCAATACAAAAATGATTTATGGAAATATGGAGAAAATTAATGATGAGGTAAAAAAAATTATTGATAGTTGTTATGAAAATACATTAAATCTTTTGAAAGAAAATAAAACATATCTTACATCTATTGCTGAACAATTATTTGAAAAGGAATCATTGTCAGGAGATGAATTAAATAGTTTAATGGAAACAGCATAA
- a CDS encoding aldo/keto reductase, whose translation MIYREYGKTGKIVSAVGFGGMRFDLSKSNEENAELVRYASSKGINYFDTAPGYCENRSEKIFGIAFKDMPQDFYVSTKGMPTEYDTKEKAKTAVKRSLEKLGVDKINFYHVWCLRKMSHYDLAMKPGGQYEGLLECKEEGLIDHIVCSSHQPGHEVKKILQAGKFEGVLLGVNVLNFPYRWDGVVSAYDSGYGVVAMNPLAGGAIPKHEKELSFLGMKGETPTEAALRFNIASPQITVTLNGFTTKEQIDMACRIADEGTTFTEKDLEKIKNHLGENMNAVCTGCGYCWDCPMKIPVPAYMQFYNDKQMFGKSEEEMKKELKRIREWGFLAVRKGSAKDCIKCGKCEEACTQHLPIIKRLEEIAEWEKSIEK comes from the coding sequence ATGATCTATAGAGAATATGGAAAAACAGGAAAAATCGTTTCTGCTGTTGGTTTTGGAGGCATGCGTTTTGATCTATCTAAAAGCAATGAAGAAAATGCAGAATTAGTAAGATATGCAAGTAGTAAAGGGATCAATTATTTTGATACAGCTCCAGGCTATTGTGAAAACAGAAGCGAAAAGATTTTTGGAATAGCTTTTAAAGATATGCCACAGGATTTTTATGTTTCTACAAAAGGAATGCCTACAGAATATGATACAAAAGAAAAGGCTAAGACGGCAGTAAAGAGATCTTTGGAGAAGCTAGGAGTAGATAAAATAAATTTTTATCATGTATGGTGTCTTAGAAAAATGAGTCATTATGATTTAGCAATGAAACCAGGTGGACAATATGAAGGCCTTTTGGAATGTAAAGAAGAAGGGTTAATTGATCACATTGTTTGTTCATCTCATCAGCCAGGTCATGAAGTAAAAAAGATTTTACAGGCAGGAAAATTTGAAGGAGTTCTACTAGGGGTGAATGTTTTAAATTTTCCTTATCGATGGGATGGAGTAGTTAGTGCTTATGATAGTGGGTATGGGGTAGTTGCTATGAATCCTTTAGCAGGAGGAGCTATTCCAAAGCATGAAAAAGAACTAAGTTTTCTTGGCATGAAGGGAGAAACGCCTACAGAAGCAGCTCTTCGTTTTAATATTGCTTCTCCTCAAATCACAGTAACTCTAAATGGTTTTACAACAAAAGAGCAGATTGATATGGCTTGCCGCATTGCTGATGAAGGAACTACTTTTACTGAAAAGGATTTGGAAAAAATCAAAAACCATCTTGGAGAAAATATGAATGCTGTATGTACAGGATGTGGATATTGCTGGGATTGTCCAATGAAAATTCCAGTTCCAGCTTATATGCAATTTTATAATGATAAGCAGATGTTCGGAAAAAGTGAAGAAGAAATGAAAAAAGAATTAAAAAGAATACGAGAGTGGGGATTCTTAGCAGTAAGAAAGGGTAGTGCAAAGGATTGTATAAAGTGTGGAAAATGTGAAGAAGCCTGTACCCAGCATTTACCGATTATAAAACGATTAGAAGAAATTGCTGAGTGGGAGAAAAGTATAGAAAAGTAA
- a CDS encoding HDOD domain-containing protein produces the protein MEKSILFVDDEEQILRSLNRLFLDKDYQVFLANNGKDALKILDTENIDLIISDIKMPTMNGYELLQKVKEQHPKVLRVAFSGYTDNNKIVQALENNLAKLYLFKPWSNDTLLSIIDKIFGFEDILRNKNLLNLIHNLDDLPTLPFLYQDLCTLIEKDAGIDEISKKIEEDQAISSRILRVVNSAFSSSKTGSVKDAIMYLGLSNVKHMVLSNSVFLSTQLNPFLTDLLWKHVNLTNRMVIFIYKKILQKKVPKTYESAGLLHDIGKVVLLNNFHEKYVKIFKRTILEPKLNIADLEKEVLGVNHQEIGAYLLDWWEIPHPIIESALFHHNPTDPRIINKELVSIVHIAGTYSWKFLDHTQFSNNQNEGAFNLLNIPKEDFEKALLELKL, from the coding sequence ATGGAGAAAAGTATTTTATTTGTAGATGATGAAGAACAAATCTTGCGATCTTTAAATCGCTTATTCTTAGATAAAGATTATCAAGTTTTTTTAGCAAATAACGGGAAAGACGCTCTTAAAATTCTTGATACCGAAAATATTGACCTCATTATATCAGATATTAAAATGCCTACTATGAATGGCTATGAATTATTACAAAAAGTAAAAGAACAACATCCAAAAGTCTTAAGAGTGGCTTTTAGTGGCTATACGGACAACAATAAAATCGTCCAAGCGTTAGAAAACAATTTAGCAAAATTATACCTTTTCAAACCCTGGAGCAATGATACTTTATTATCCATTATAGATAAAATATTTGGATTTGAGGATATTCTAAGAAATAAAAACCTATTGAATTTAATTCATAATTTAGATGATTTACCAACTTTACCATTTCTCTATCAAGATCTATGCACACTTATTGAAAAAGATGCGGGTATCGATGAAATTTCAAAAAAAATCGAAGAAGATCAAGCCATCTCCTCAAGAATTTTACGTGTTGTCAATTCTGCTTTTTCTTCCTCAAAGACAGGATCTGTTAAGGATGCTATCATGTATTTAGGGCTATCCAATGTAAAACATATGGTTTTATCCAATAGTGTTTTTCTTTCTACACAACTAAACCCTTTTTTAACAGATTTATTATGGAAACATGTAAATTTAACAAATCGAATGGTTATCTTCATTTATAAAAAAATACTACAAAAAAAAGTACCCAAAACTTATGAATCTGCTGGACTATTACATGATATTGGTAAAGTTGTATTGTTGAATAATTTCCATGAAAAATATGTGAAAATATTTAAACGCACTATACTAGAACCAAAGTTAAATATAGCAGATCTTGAAAAAGAAGTTCTAGGGGTTAATCATCAAGAAATAGGTGCTTATCTATTGGATTGGTGGGAGATTCCACACCCTATTATCGAATCTGCTTTATTTCATCACAATCCAACAGACCCAAGAATCATCAATAAAGAATTAGTTTCTATTGTGCATATTGCTGGCACTTACTCATGGAAATTTTTAGATCATACCCAATTCAGTAATAATCAAAATGAAGGAGCCTTTAATCTATTAAACATCCCTAAAGAGGATTTCGAAAAAGCACTCCTTGAATTAAAGTTATAA
- a CDS encoding DUF6765 family protein, translated as MQIDFHYYAIYTLCRLAGIKDEYSKKIAYASQHVDDAKYDHVLEFQSGGRFEQQRSAHKFLDLGVFSKSTGYDIFLPFHFLPGIEGEEFYEKLICRQNSKTAREMMKDTLNTLDKPYGLHRLGISLHVYADTWSHQKFHGLFRKENDVDDLELINGLDDSEAIIWLKEKFIPTIGHGQAYIYPDEPYLIWRYVGYNMKEKLTVNNQDRAMDALYHIYNYLTNEVRRRKPEIYEGYSRKWRMIERKIKHILLNRALVDERVKLWQEQLKNGFFGFKETIQYDDREWFNEAVKVIDQDKNIYDKNENFHQCDWKYFQDALVFHRFYIMNELLPKYEIIT; from the coding sequence ATGCAAATAGATTTCCATTATTATGCTATTTATACACTCTGCAGATTGGCAGGAATAAAAGATGAATATAGTAAAAAAATAGCCTATGCTTCACAGCATGTAGATGATGCAAAGTATGATCATGTGCTAGAATTTCAAAGTGGTGGGAGATTTGAGCAGCAGAGGTCTGCCCATAAATTTCTTGATTTAGGTGTATTTAGTAAGAGTACAGGATATGATATATTTTTACCTTTTCACTTTTTACCAGGGATAGAGGGAGAAGAATTTTATGAAAAATTAATATGTAGACAAAATAGTAAAACAGCCAGAGAAATGATGAAAGATACATTGAATACATTAGATAAGCCCTATGGGTTACATCGATTAGGAATATCTTTGCATGTATATGCAGATACATGGTCCCATCAAAAATTTCATGGATTATTTAGAAAAGAAAATGATGTAGATGATTTGGAGTTGATCAATGGATTAGATGATTCAGAAGCTATTATTTGGTTAAAAGAAAAATTTATACCTACAATAGGGCATGGGCAGGCATATATTTACCCAGATGAACCTTATTTGATTTGGAGATATGTTGGGTATAATATGAAAGAAAAATTGACTGTAAATAATCAAGATAGAGCAATGGATGCCCTTTATCATATATACAATTATTTAACCAATGAGGTAAGAAGAAGAAAACCTGAAATTTATGAAGGATATTCAAGAAAATGGAGGATGATAGAAAGAAAAATAAAACATATTCTATTAAACAGAGCATTGGTAGATGAAAGAGTAAAGCTTTGGCAAGAACAATTGAAAAACGGTTTCTTTGGATTTAAAGAAACAATTCAATATGATGATAGAGAATGGTTTAATGAAGCTGTAAAAGTAATCGATCAAGATAAAAATATATATGATAAGAATGAAAATTTCCATCAATGTGATTGGAAATATTTTCAAGATGCATTAGTTTTTCATCGATTTTATATTATGAATGAGCTATTACCTAAATACGAAATTATTACATAG
- a CDS encoding DUF3870 domain-containing protein produces MSYEKNTVYILGTSKISKNDPIAALYDILFIGVILERDTGKIIDSTCNMVRDVTSDFIKSILVGYHLKDDIEEIVYEIQDRFYGMAQKAVIAAVKDARNKYMMIKEQ; encoded by the coding sequence TTGTCATATGAAAAAAATACAGTTTATATTTTAGGAACTTCAAAAATAAGCAAAAATGACCCAATTGCTGCTTTATATGATATACTATTTATAGGAGTTATTTTAGAAAGAGATACAGGGAAAATTATTGATTCAACTTGTAATATGGTAAGAGATGTTACGAGTGACTTTATAAAATCCATATTGGTAGGATACCATCTAAAGGACGATATAGAGGAAATTGTATATGAAATTCAGGACAGATTTTATGGGATGGCGCAAAAGGCAGTGATTGCTGCTGTAAAAGATGCAAGAAATAAATATATGATGATTAAAGAACAGTAA
- a CDS encoding sensor histidine kinase has product MKVNYFKKLIRRILIYTMIICTVLTSILVFFSQVISKKMMMGLVDDQSFNNSQFYAERIGECINKKIFSMKVYANSPAIKSMDWNKIQPYLKRKNEQNENFYSDFFVADASGRKKGKNEYIGNSKYFKLSMKGEDFLYNIHVSKSDGDLMGCMTVPVRGKNNEVIGILGANINLECMNVVLKEFKVDHPKSYSYIIDKNGLIVSHPKKSMIMNENIIKLSDEVSGSLANSGFTILHNDMGYVEYNVEGISTRAYFHTIPHTQHWKIIVKVPKEYLYEPIQEKTNMLLRIAVLGTIVIGMISLALGQFIAAPMLKLKKDMEEDQKVLKEKIQYEKLKTEFFANISHELKTPLNIIFSTTQLLSLYSKNNTERIDSVTLNKHIRIMKQNCNRLLRLMNNLIDITKIDSGYMQLNLQNGNIIQVVEDIILSTAEYVESNGKNIIFDTDVEEKMMAFDPDKIERIVLNLISNALKFTNLEDSIFVNIYDGDEKILIRVKDTGIGIPEKKLMLIFERFRQVDSILTRKVEGSGIGLSLVKSFVEMHEGKIDVKSELKKGTEFMIELPVKLVDEENFEPIEKSLEKDNVEKINVEFSDIYS; this is encoded by the coding sequence ATGAAAGTAAATTATTTTAAAAAATTAATAAGAAGGATTCTTATTTATACGATGATTATTTGTACAGTGCTTACATCGATCCTTGTATTTTTTTCACAAGTCATATCAAAAAAAATGATGATGGGATTAGTGGATGATCAAAGTTTTAATAATTCTCAATTTTATGCTGAAAGAATTGGAGAATGCATTAATAAAAAAATCTTTTCAATGAAAGTTTATGCAAATAGTCCTGCTATAAAAAGCATGGATTGGAATAAAATACAGCCTTATTTAAAAAGAAAAAATGAGCAAAATGAAAACTTTTATTCTGATTTTTTTGTAGCAGATGCATCAGGAAGAAAAAAAGGAAAAAATGAGTATATTGGAAATAGTAAATACTTCAAATTATCAATGAAGGGAGAAGATTTTTTATACAATATACATGTTTCAAAAAGTGATGGAGATTTAATGGGGTGCATGACTGTTCCTGTAAGAGGTAAAAACAATGAAGTAATTGGTATATTAGGCGCTAATATCAATTTAGAATGCATGAATGTAGTATTGAAAGAATTCAAAGTAGATCATCCTAAATCTTATTCCTATATTATAGATAAAAATGGACTCATTGTAAGTCATCCTAAAAAAAGCATGATTATGAATGAGAATATTATAAAGCTTTCAGATGAGGTCAGTGGGAGTTTAGCAAATAGTGGGTTTACTATTTTGCATAATGATATGGGGTATGTTGAATATAATGTAGAAGGAATTTCTACCCGTGCATATTTTCATACGATTCCACATACACAACATTGGAAGATTATTGTAAAAGTTCCAAAAGAATATTTATATGAACCTATTCAAGAAAAGACGAACATGTTGCTGAGGATAGCAGTTTTGGGTACAATCGTCATTGGAATGATTTCTTTGGCATTGGGACAATTTATTGCTGCACCTATGCTGAAATTGAAAAAAGATATGGAAGAGGATCAAAAAGTTTTAAAAGAAAAAATTCAATATGAAAAGCTAAAAACGGAGTTTTTTGCCAATATTTCTCATGAATTAAAAACTCCACTAAATATTATTTTTTCAACAACACAATTGTTAAGCCTGTATAGTAAAAACAATACTGAAAGGATAGATTCGGTTACATTAAATAAACATATAAGAATCATGAAACAAAATTGCAATAGACTTTTAAGATTAATGAACAATTTGATTGACATAACAAAGATAGATTCAGGATATATGCAGTTAAATTTACAAAATGGAAATATAATACAAGTTGTAGAAGATATCATCTTATCTACAGCAGAATATGTAGAAAGTAATGGTAAAAATATTATATTTGATACAGATGTAGAAGAAAAAATGATGGCATTTGATCCAGATAAGATAGAACGAATTGTATTAAATCTCATTTCCAATGCCCTTAAGTTTACAAATTTGGAAGATTCTATTTTTGTAAATATCTATGATGGGGATGAAAAGATTCTAATTAGGGTAAAAGATACGGGAATCGGTATTCCAGAGAAGAAGCTTATGTTGATTTTTGAAAGGTTTAGGCAGGTAGATTCCATTTTAACTAGGAAGGTAGAAGGTAGTGGAATCGGTCTATCCTTAGTAAAATCTTTTGTAGAAATGCACGAGGGAAAGATTGATGTAAAAAGTGAATTAAAAAAGGGAACAGAATTTATGATAGAACTACCTGTAAAGTTAGTTGATGAAGAAAATTTTGAACCTATTGAAAAATCACTGGAAAAAGATAATGTAGAAAAAATAAATGTTGAGTTTTCAGATATATATTCATAG
- a CDS encoding response regulator codes for MKNNTVLFVDDDTHIISSLRRGLIDEEFKKEFAYSGEEALKIMEKNKISVIVTDMRMPKMNGLTLLKMISEKYPDVVKVVLSGYTQIPQILATINQVNIFKFIAKPWNLEEELIPIIKQSIEYYNLTIEREKMKAEIERKNTLYTQILKSSNEKFSNMHKDYENIRTLDQNILNYIKNSSTQGNPNLFHAHLDFIEEIHKKYMDTLPTVTTNFDFKKIITEISNYISQNYSKNPIEIQLKDEKNIQFHGNYKLLMAYLTLFIKHSLRQYHTLKFTLSSESSKDTTTLFFIIELMKNSSSKDNFMSFIPLWNQFCQIINGQFELIKENPDYNILSLKIKF; via the coding sequence ATGAAAAATAATACAGTTTTATTTGTAGATGATGATACCCATATTATTAGTTCCTTACGTAGAGGTTTAATAGATGAAGAATTTAAAAAAGAATTTGCATATAGTGGAGAAGAAGCTCTCAAAATAATGGAAAAAAACAAGATCAGTGTCATTGTTACAGATATGAGAATGCCTAAGATGAATGGCTTAACCCTATTAAAAATGATCAGTGAAAAATATCCAGATGTAGTAAAAGTCGTTTTAAGTGGATATACACAAATCCCACAAATCCTAGCAACTATTAATCAAGTAAATATATTTAAATTTATTGCAAAACCTTGGAATTTAGAAGAAGAACTGATCCCTATTATCAAACAATCTATTGAATATTATAATTTAACAATAGAAAGAGAAAAAATGAAAGCAGAAATTGAAAGGAAAAATACATTATATACTCAAATACTAAAATCTAGTAATGAAAAATTTTCAAATATGCATAAAGACTATGAAAACATCAGAACACTTGACCAAAACATTTTGAACTATATAAAAAATTCATCTACTCAAGGAAATCCTAATTTATTTCATGCTCATTTAGATTTTATTGAAGAGATACATAAAAAATACATGGATACTTTACCAACTGTAACAACAAACTTTGATTTCAAAAAAATAATCACCGAAATAAGCAACTATATTTCACAAAATTATTCTAAAAACCCTATTGAAATCCAGCTAAAGGATGAAAAAAATATTCAATTTCATGGAAATTATAAATTACTCATGGCCTATTTAACACTTTTTATCAAACATTCTTTGAGACAATATCATACCTTAAAGTTTACCCTTTCTAGCGAGAGTTCTAAAGATACTACTACATTATTTTTTATTATTGAACTCATGAAAAATTCATCTTCTAAAGATAACTTTATGTCCTTCATTCCTTTATGGAATCAATTTTGTCAAATTATAAATGGTCAATTCGAGCTTATTAAAGAAAATCCTGATTATAATATTCTTTCATTAAAAATAAAATTTTAA
- a CDS encoding response regulator, with protein sequence MNILIVDDTKFNLEYAKNILIENKINCHILLANSGKKALNLLAAQTIDIVILDIVMPEIDGLEVLKEIRKDEKHHNIPVIMFTSLTDKQALKKSFEYGATDFINKPIEPIEFISRVKSAISIRNYALYLNETLDTIKEQNQELLSLNKKLQETQFYLVQKEKLVAIGQLAAGVAHEINNPIGYVSSNTETLSKYIHKIKTAIDQYRKLLDCLSDTDIQSKEVQNHMKELYSLKKKLHLDFIMTDIDSLIDDSFKGLEKITKIVQSLRNFARHDLENDFNYYDFNDLVEETLLLIKNEAKYIIDIEKDLKDLPLTSCNRTQIGQVLLNIMVNAVQAIKSQSREEQGLITISTFSNENYVVCEIIDDGPGIPKDIIDKIFNPFFTTKEVGSGTGLGLSISYDIIVNKHSGELLVSSEVDQGTTFTIKLPIKKMSS encoded by the coding sequence ATGAACATACTCATTGTAGATGATACTAAATTCAACTTAGAATATGCTAAAAACATATTGATTGAAAACAAAATTAATTGTCATATTCTTTTAGCCAATTCTGGAAAAAAAGCTTTAAATCTTCTTGCTGCACAAACCATTGATATTGTCATCCTAGATATTGTCATGCCTGAAATAGATGGACTAGAAGTCTTAAAAGAAATTCGAAAAGATGAAAAGCACCATAACATACCAGTGATTATGTTTACATCCCTTACAGATAAACAAGCTCTAAAAAAGAGCTTTGAATATGGTGCTACAGACTTTATTAACAAACCTATCGAACCCATTGAATTCATTTCAAGAGTAAAATCTGCCATAAGCATCAGAAATTACGCACTCTATCTAAATGAAACTTTAGATACCATAAAAGAGCAAAATCAAGAATTATTAAGCTTAAATAAAAAACTACAAGAAACACAATTTTATCTTGTTCAAAAAGAAAAACTAGTTGCAATTGGTCAACTTGCAGCTGGTGTAGCTCATGAAATCAATAATCCTATAGGATATGTATCTAGTAATACGGAAACCCTTAGTAAATATATTCATAAAATAAAAACTGCCATTGATCAGTATAGAAAATTGTTAGATTGCCTTAGTGATACAGATATTCAATCTAAAGAAGTGCAAAACCACATGAAAGAACTTTATTCATTAAAGAAAAAATTGCATTTAGATTTTATTATGACAGATATAGATAGCCTCATTGATGATTCCTTTAAAGGCCTAGAAAAAATAACAAAAATTGTTCAAAGCTTGAGAAATTTTGCTAGACATGACTTAGAAAATGACTTTAATTATTATGATTTTAATGATCTTGTGGAAGAAACCCTTCTTCTAATAAAAAATGAAGCTAAATATATTATTGATATCGAAAAAGATCTAAAAGATTTACCTCTCACATCCTGCAATAGAACACAAATTGGACAAGTTTTATTAAACATTATGGTGAATGCTGTTCAAGCCATTAAAAGTCAATCTAGAGAAGAACAAGGGCTTATTACCATCTCTACTTTTTCCAATGAAAATTATGTAGTGTGTGAAATAATAGATGACGGACCAGGGATACCTAAAGATATTATCGATAAAATATTCAATCCATTTTTCACCACAAAAGAAGTTGGATCTGGAACAGGTCTAGGGTTAAGTATTTCTTATGATATTATCGTCAATAAACATTCAGGAGAACTTCTAGTAAGTAGTGAAGTAGATCAGGGGACTACTTTTACAATCAAACTTCCTATAAAAAAAATGTCTTCATAA